In one Helicoverpa zea isolate HzStark_Cry1AcR chromosome 5, ilHelZeax1.1, whole genome shotgun sequence genomic region, the following are encoded:
- the LOC124630373 gene encoding mitotic spindle assembly checkpoint protein MAD2A, protein MSQQQTKNCITLRGSAQIICEYLKFAINSVLFQRGLYPPETFKTEQQYGITLLLSEDAQIKSFLTNLLTQSEEWIINKKVSKLSLVILNVANKEILECWDFNVQYEDGDAALSKEKNETVGSKDLKKIQQEIRDVMLQVAATISYLPFLDCRCSFDVLVHAKTDCDVPEKWAEAEPISIANAQNVQLKTFSTSLHKMETVVSYKLAD, encoded by the exons ATGTCTCAACAACAAACCAAAAATTGTATCACACTCCGAGGGTCTGCACAAATAATTTGCGAATATCTGA AATTCGCTATAAATTCAGTTTTATTCCAAAGAGGTCTATATCCTCCGGAGACGTTCAAAACCGAACAACAATATGGAATTACACTTTTACTATCGGAAGATGCTCAAATTAAGAGCTTTTTAACCAATCTCTTGACTCAAAGTGAAG aatgGATAATTAACAAGAAAGTAAGCAAGCTCTCCCTCGTAATTCTCAACGTAGCAAACAAGGAAATCTTAGAATGCTGGGATTTCAACGTGCAGTACGAAGATGGTGATGCAGCattatcaaaagaaaaaaacgaaACCGTAGGTAGTAAAgacttgaaaaaaatacaacaggAAATTAGAGATGTCATGTTGCAAGTAGCTGCAACAATATCATACTTACCGTTCCTAGATTGTCGGTGTTCATTTGACGTTTTAGTTCATGCTAAAACTGATTGTGACGTGCCGGAGAAATGGGCTGAAGCAGAGCCTATATCCATAGCCAACGCACAAAatgttcaattaaaaacattttccaCTAGCCTTCATAAAATGGAAACTGTagttagttataagctagcagATTAG